A portion of the Oncorhynchus clarkii lewisi isolate Uvic-CL-2024 chromosome 27, UVic_Ocla_1.0, whole genome shotgun sequence genome contains these proteins:
- the LOC139385849 gene encoding protein FAM168A-like isoform X1, whose amino-acid sequence MASGHPTDKYSFMYQPDTHKSKNRLSSSMNPIYSPVQPGAPYGNPKNMAYTGYPGGYPTAAPTYTPNLYQTGSPGYPPGYTTAGTPYKVPPTQTNGAPPPYSPSPNPYQTAMYPIRSAYPQQNMQSMQNLQSMQNLQNLYAQAAAYYGQPVYAAQPYAYYTQPVYAAQPQPHVIHHTTVVQPNSLPSALYPAPVQAPRNNGMAAMGMVAGTTMAMSAGTLLTTPQHAQLGAHQHVTMPQYRSQGTPGYSYVPPHW is encoded by the exons ATGGCGAGCGGGCACCCCACTGACAAATACAGTTTCATGTACCAACCAGACACGCACAAGAG taaGAACAGATTATCCAGCAGCATGAATCCCATCTACAGTCCTGTTCAGCCTGGAGCTCCGTACGGTAACCCCAAGAACATGGCCtacacag GCTACCCAGGAGGTTACCCTACTGCTGCTCCCACCTACACACCTAACCTCTACCAAACGGGTAGTCCAGGCTACCCACcag gatacaCTACAGCGGGTACTCCGTATAAAGTGCCCCCCACCCAGACGAACGGAGCCCCTCCGCCATACtccccctcccccaacccctaCCAAACAGCCATGTACCCCATCAGAAGTGCCTACCCCCAGCAGAACATGCAGAGCATGCAGAACCTGCAGAGCATGCAGAACCTGCAGAACTTATATGCACAG gcAGCAGCGTATTATGGCCAGCCAGTGTATGCGGCCCAGCCCTAT gCGTATTACACCCAGCCTGTGTATGCTGCTCAGCCTCAGCCACATGTAATCCACCACACCACAGTGGTTCAGCCAAACAGCCTGCCCTCAGCCCTCTACCCCGCCCCGGTCCAAGCCCCTAGAAACAACGGAATGGCTGCCATGGGGATGGTTGCCGGGACCACCATGGCTATGAGTGCAG GAACCCTGTTGACCACGCCTCAGCACGCTCAGCTGGGTGCTCACCAACACGTCACCATGCCACAGTACCGGTCCCAGGGCACACCTGGTTACAGCTATGTCCCTCCCCACTGGTAG
- the LOC139385849 gene encoding protein FAM168A-like isoform X2: MASGHPTDKYSFMYQPDTHKSKNRLSSSMNPIYSPVQPGAPYGNPKNMAYTGYPGGYPTAAPTYTPNLYQTGSPGYPPGYTTAGTPYKVPPTQTNGAPPPYSPSPNPYQTAMYPIRSAYPQQNMQSMQNLQSMQNLQNLYAQAYYTQPVYAAQPQPHVIHHTTVVQPNSLPSALYPAPVQAPRNNGMAAMGMVAGTTMAMSAGTLLTTPQHAQLGAHQHVTMPQYRSQGTPGYSYVPPHW, encoded by the exons ATGGCGAGCGGGCACCCCACTGACAAATACAGTTTCATGTACCAACCAGACACGCACAAGAG taaGAACAGATTATCCAGCAGCATGAATCCCATCTACAGTCCTGTTCAGCCTGGAGCTCCGTACGGTAACCCCAAGAACATGGCCtacacag GCTACCCAGGAGGTTACCCTACTGCTGCTCCCACCTACACACCTAACCTCTACCAAACGGGTAGTCCAGGCTACCCACcag gatacaCTACAGCGGGTACTCCGTATAAAGTGCCCCCCACCCAGACGAACGGAGCCCCTCCGCCATACtccccctcccccaacccctaCCAAACAGCCATGTACCCCATCAGAAGTGCCTACCCCCAGCAGAACATGCAGAGCATGCAGAACCTGCAGAGCATGCAGAACCTGCAGAACTTATATGCACAG gCGTATTACACCCAGCCTGTGTATGCTGCTCAGCCTCAGCCACATGTAATCCACCACACCACAGTGGTTCAGCCAAACAGCCTGCCCTCAGCCCTCTACCCCGCCCCGGTCCAAGCCCCTAGAAACAACGGAATGGCTGCCATGGGGATGGTTGCCGGGACCACCATGGCTATGAGTGCAG GAACCCTGTTGACCACGCCTCAGCACGCTCAGCTGGGTGCTCACCAACACGTCACCATGCCACAGTACCGGTCCCAGGGCACACCTGGTTACAGCTATGTCCCTCCCCACTGGTAG
- the LOC139385849 gene encoding protein FAM168A-like isoform X3 codes for MNPIYSPVQPGAPYGNPKNMAYTGYPGGYPTAAPTYTPNLYQTGSPGYPPGYTTAGTPYKVPPTQTNGAPPPYSPSPNPYQTAMYPIRSAYPQQNMQSMQNLQSMQNLQNLYAQAAAYYGQPVYAAQPYAYYTQPVYAAQPQPHVIHHTTVVQPNSLPSALYPAPVQAPRNNGMAAMGMVAGTTMAMSAGTLLTTPQHAQLGAHQHVTMPQYRSQGTPGYSYVPPHW; via the exons ATGAATCCCATCTACAGTCCTGTTCAGCCTGGAGCTCCGTACGGTAACCCCAAGAACATGGCCtacacag GCTACCCAGGAGGTTACCCTACTGCTGCTCCCACCTACACACCTAACCTCTACCAAACGGGTAGTCCAGGCTACCCACcag gatacaCTACAGCGGGTACTCCGTATAAAGTGCCCCCCACCCAGACGAACGGAGCCCCTCCGCCATACtccccctcccccaacccctaCCAAACAGCCATGTACCCCATCAGAAGTGCCTACCCCCAGCAGAACATGCAGAGCATGCAGAACCTGCAGAGCATGCAGAACCTGCAGAACTTATATGCACAG gcAGCAGCGTATTATGGCCAGCCAGTGTATGCGGCCCAGCCCTAT gCGTATTACACCCAGCCTGTGTATGCTGCTCAGCCTCAGCCACATGTAATCCACCACACCACAGTGGTTCAGCCAAACAGCCTGCCCTCAGCCCTCTACCCCGCCCCGGTCCAAGCCCCTAGAAACAACGGAATGGCTGCCATGGGGATGGTTGCCGGGACCACCATGGCTATGAGTGCAG GAACCCTGTTGACCACGCCTCAGCACGCTCAGCTGGGTGCTCACCAACACGTCACCATGCCACAGTACCGGTCCCAGGGCACACCTGGTTACAGCTATGTCCCTCCCCACTGGTAG